In the Pseudonocardia cypriaca genome, one interval contains:
- a CDS encoding DUF1565 domain-containing protein, whose translation MSQNSPINNTRRNIAIAGMAIAAIVIIVIVVIFSRMGGSTPDPSPEPAAEGVQLYVSPAGNDGNDGSQAAPLRTIQAALDEAEEGTVINLAPGEYREQITTQRDGDPAAPITIRGPENGKDPSGRNQAVLYGTGRIVNIDHSYYTLEGFTIDGQDQLRADQLPTDLAAMDAFRNGAQPQIKDSKLIYVGSADTSRDVTGITIRNMFLTEAGTECVRMRNNANGNTIADSVIQYCGLRAGQTDDDDDDRFPYHNGEGVYIGTSPNSDKQPMADNDTSSNNTITGNVIRTFGSECLDVKENAHGNVFENNECSGNTEPREFNGSNVELRGHGNIVRGNVIADSAGWNVKIQADDEDDYDNGGNVLENNTLSGAAAEPVRIGSDAQQGTFCGNRVTAAQPVDGPSPGDITAPCP comes from the coding sequence ATGAGCCAGAACTCCCCGATCAACAACACCCGCCGGAACATCGCGATCGCGGGGATGGCGATCGCAGCGATCGTCATCATCGTCATCGTCGTGATCTTCTCGAGGATGGGCGGATCGACTCCGGATCCATCCCCGGAGCCCGCCGCGGAAGGGGTGCAGCTCTACGTCAGCCCGGCCGGCAACGACGGGAACGACGGGTCGCAGGCCGCACCGCTGCGCACCATCCAGGCCGCGCTGGACGAGGCGGAGGAGGGCACGGTGATCAACCTCGCGCCCGGTGAGTACCGCGAGCAGATCACCACCCAGCGCGACGGGGACCCCGCCGCGCCGATCACGATCCGGGGTCCCGAGAACGGCAAGGACCCGTCGGGGCGCAACCAGGCCGTGCTGTACGGCACCGGTCGCATCGTGAACATCGACCACAGCTACTACACGCTCGAAGGGTTCACGATCGACGGGCAGGACCAGCTGCGCGCGGATCAGCTGCCCACCGACCTCGCCGCGATGGACGCCTTCAGGAACGGCGCCCAGCCGCAGATCAAGGACAGCAAGCTGATCTACGTCGGCTCGGCCGACACGTCCCGCGACGTCACCGGCATCACGATCCGCAACATGTTCCTCACCGAGGCCGGCACGGAATGCGTGCGCATGCGCAACAACGCCAACGGCAACACGATCGCCGACTCGGTGATCCAGTACTGCGGGCTGCGCGCAGGCCAGACCGACGACGATGATGACGACCGGTTCCCCTACCACAACGGCGAGGGCGTCTACATCGGCACGAGCCCGAACTCGGACAAGCAGCCGATGGCCGACAACGACACCAGCTCGAACAACACCATCACCGGCAACGTCATCCGGACGTTCGGCTCCGAGTGCCTCGACGTCAAGGAGAACGCGCACGGCAACGTGTTCGAGAACAACGAGTGCTCGGGCAACACGGAGCCCCGCGAGTTCAACGGCAGCAACGTCGAGCTGCGCGGCCACGGCAACATCGTGCGCGGCAACGTCATCGCCGACAGCGCAGGCTGGAACGTGAAGATCCAGGCCGACGACGAGGACGACTACGACAACGGCGGGAACGTCCTGGAGAACAACACCCTCTCCGGGGCAGCGGCCGAGCCGGTGCGCATCGGCTCGGACGCCCAGCAGGGGACGTTCTGCGGCAACCGGGTCACGGCGGCCCAGCCGGTCGACGGCCCGTCGCCGGGCGACATCACCGCGCCGTGCCCGTGA
- a CDS encoding MarR family winged helix-turn-helix transcriptional regulator, producing MPAEPRRDDSHAGDLLRLDRQVCFALSVAARNVVALYRPLLEPMGLTHPQYLVMLALWERSPRSLTDLATVLSLDPGTLSPLLKRLEVAGLVSRERVRGNERTLAVGLTERGRALRAEAERIPPAVVERLGMPLADLERLHAELSAVIAATRTAVARTGDGTDQPADGLTGTAR from the coding sequence GTGCCTGCCGAACCGCGCCGTGACGACTCCCACGCGGGCGACCTCCTGCGCCTGGACCGCCAGGTCTGCTTCGCGCTCTCCGTGGCGGCGCGCAACGTCGTCGCGCTCTACCGGCCGCTGCTCGAACCGATGGGGCTCACCCACCCGCAGTACCTGGTGATGCTCGCGCTGTGGGAACGCTCCCCGCGCTCGCTCACCGACCTGGCCACGGTGCTGTCACTGGATCCCGGCACGCTGTCACCCCTGCTCAAGCGGCTGGAGGTGGCCGGGCTGGTGTCCCGGGAGCGGGTGCGGGGCAACGAGCGCACGCTGGCGGTGGGCCTCACCGAGCGGGGACGTGCCCTGCGCGCCGAGGCGGAGCGGATCCCGCCGGCCGTGGTGGAACGGCTCGGCATGCCGCTGGCCGACCTCGAGCGCCTGCACGCCGAGCTCAGCGCCGTGATCGCGGCCACCCGCACCGCGGTGGCGCGAACCGGGGACGGGACCGATCAGCCGGCGGACGGCCTCACGGGCACGGCGCGGTGA
- the fdhD gene encoding formate dehydrogenase accessory sulfurtransferase FdhD — protein sequence MGRLIARRPVLRLTPDGTSRRPDALAVEEPLELRVDGHALAVTMRTPGHDVELAHGFLLTEGVIGSVDDIRDARYCGSRDEDGRNTYNVLDIRLAEGVPPPSTGVERNFYTTSSCGVCGKASLDAVRLRSRYSPIDDPTRVAPAVLGALPDVLRDRQRVFDSTGGLHAAGLFTAAGEPLVVREDVGRHNAVDKVLGWALMQRRVPAGGSVLVVSGRASFELVQKAVMAGVPVLAAVSAPSSLAVELAVECGLTLAGFVRDGRMNVYSRTERLAPAAHAS from the coding sequence GTGGGCCGTCTGATCGCCCGCCGCCCCGTCCTCCGGCTCACCCCGGACGGCACGAGCCGCCGACCGGACGCCCTCGCGGTGGAGGAGCCCCTCGAACTGCGCGTCGACGGGCACGCGCTCGCCGTGACGATGCGGACACCCGGTCACGACGTCGAGCTGGCGCACGGCTTCCTGCTCACCGAAGGCGTCATCGGCAGCGTCGACGACATCCGCGACGCCCGTTACTGCGGTTCACGCGACGAGGACGGCCGCAACACCTACAACGTGCTCGACATCCGCCTCGCCGAGGGCGTACCGCCGCCCAGCACGGGGGTCGAGCGCAACTTCTACACGACGTCGTCGTGCGGGGTGTGCGGCAAGGCGTCCCTGGACGCGGTGCGGCTGCGCTCGCGGTACTCCCCCATCGACGACCCGACCCGCGTGGCACCCGCGGTGCTGGGCGCCCTCCCCGACGTACTCCGCGACCGGCAGCGCGTGTTCGACAGCACCGGCGGCCTGCACGCCGCAGGCCTGTTCACCGCGGCAGGCGAGCCGCTCGTGGTGCGCGAGGACGTCGGGCGGCACAACGCGGTCGACAAGGTGCTGGGCTGGGCCCTCATGCAGCGCCGCGTCCCGGCAGGCGGATCCGTGCTCGTCGTGTCCGGGCGCGCGTCGTTCGAGCTGGTGCAGAAGGCCGTGATGGCCGGGGTGCCGGTGCTCGCCGCCGTCTCCGCGCCGTCCTCGCTGGCCGTCGAGCTGGCCGTCGAGTGCGGCCTGACCCTCGCCGGGTTCGTCCGCGACGGGCGGATGAACGTCTACAGCCGCACCGAGCGGCTCGCTCCGGCCGCACACGCCTCGTGA
- a CDS encoding molybdopterin molybdotransferase MoeA: MTGTLAWDAAREVAHAAAAALPAREVDLADADGAVLAAPLVAAADHPPVPRSAMDGYAVRGAPPWTVVGRGLQESGFPAVTGPALLSEGEACAVVTGAPLPAGATAVLADEDAVRDGDLLRGAAPRGRHIRPAAEECTAGDEVLPAGSRVTPVALGLAAALGHDRLLVHPMPRVTALVTGDELVRSGPPGPGRVRDAIGPMLPGLVARAGARLAEPVAVPDSRTLLRAALAAATGSADLVLVSGSSAAGPADHLRATLGELGAELLVDGVRCRPGHPQALARVGDTLVVGLPGNPLAALAAFLTVAVPALAGLRGEPLPALMAVPVQGGIARHPVHTRLVPVAVEPSGAVPVGRAGSAMLRGAAAADAFAVVDPGPADAIAARLLPLDPGARPWAV, from the coding sequence GTGACGGGAACGCTGGCGTGGGACGCGGCGCGCGAGGTGGCCCACGCCGCCGCGGCGGCGCTGCCTGCACGCGAGGTCGACCTCGCCGACGCCGACGGGGCGGTGCTGGCGGCCCCGCTGGTCGCGGCGGCGGACCACCCGCCGGTGCCGCGATCGGCGATGGACGGCTACGCGGTGCGGGGCGCTCCGCCGTGGACCGTGGTCGGGCGCGGACTTCAGGAGAGTGGCTTTCCTGCAGTGACGGGCCCCGCGCTCCTGAGCGAGGGGGAGGCATGCGCCGTGGTGACCGGCGCCCCCCTGCCCGCAGGCGCCACCGCCGTCCTGGCCGATGAGGATGCCGTCCGGGACGGGGACCTGCTGCGCGGCGCGGCGCCACGGGGCCGGCACATCCGGCCGGCCGCCGAGGAGTGCACCGCGGGCGATGAGGTGCTGCCCGCCGGCTCCCGGGTCACGCCGGTGGCACTGGGGCTCGCGGCCGCGCTGGGCCACGACCGGCTGCTCGTGCACCCGATGCCGCGGGTCACCGCGCTGGTCACCGGCGACGAGCTGGTCCGCAGCGGACCGCCGGGGCCGGGGCGGGTGCGGGACGCGATCGGCCCGATGCTCCCCGGGCTCGTCGCACGTGCGGGCGCCCGGCTCGCCGAGCCGGTTGCGGTCCCCGACAGCAGGACCCTTCTGCGTGCCGCGCTGGCGGCGGCCACCGGGTCGGCCGACCTGGTGCTCGTCTCGGGTTCGTCGGCGGCCGGCCCGGCCGACCACCTGCGGGCGACGCTCGGCGAGCTCGGCGCCGAGCTCCTCGTCGACGGCGTGCGGTGCCGCCCCGGGCACCCGCAGGCCCTGGCCCGGGTCGGCGACACGCTGGTGGTGGGGCTGCCGGGCAACCCCCTCGCCGCGCTGGCCGCGTTCCTGACCGTCGCCGTCCCCGCGCTGGCCGGGCTGCGCGGGGAACCGCTCCCGGCGCTGATGGCGGTGCCGGTCCAGGGCGGGATCGCCCGGCACCCGGTGCACACCCGGCTCGTCCCGGTGGCCGTCGAGCCGTCCGGGGCCGTGCCGGTGGGCCGTGCGGGCTCGGCGATGTTGCGGGGCGCGGCCGCCGCCGACGCCTTCGCCGTGGTCGACCCGGGCCCGGCGGACGCGATCGCCGCCCGCCTCCTCCCCCTCGACCCGGGAGCACGCCCGTGGGCCGTCTGA
- a CDS encoding DUF5313 family protein, with protein MALRRPGPLRWLAYAYGARLPSEYREWVLHDVTTSTWQLRHLVRAVAQLAPLLLVIYLLLPGPPWVRGCAVLGGALIGLFYSMVYATESAEHRTLKAGYPRGTPTRVREEANAEERAERAQRYAERWRQDG; from the coding sequence GTGGCTCTGCGTCGTCCGGGACCGCTGCGCTGGCTGGCCTACGCCTACGGAGCACGGCTGCCGTCCGAGTACCGCGAGTGGGTCCTGCACGACGTCACCACCAGCACTTGGCAGCTGCGGCACCTGGTGCGCGCGGTCGCGCAGCTCGCTCCGCTGCTGCTGGTGATCTACCTGCTCCTGCCGGGGCCGCCGTGGGTGCGGGGCTGCGCCGTCCTCGGCGGTGCCCTGATCGGCCTCTTCTACTCGATGGTCTACGCGACCGAGTCGGCCGAGCACCGCACGCTCAAGGCGGGCTACCCGCGAGGCACCCCCACGCGCGTGCGCGAGGAGGCCAACGCGGAGGAGCGGGCCGAGCGCGCCCAGCGGTACGCGGAGCGGTGGCGCCAGGACGGATAG
- a CDS encoding formate dehydrogenase subunit delta: protein MSEQMDGTPPHVRLANDIAAQFTHRPLDEAAEAIAAHVRAFWEPRMRTALLEHLSAGGAGLDPIALRAAELLRPAGVR from the coding sequence GTGAGTGAGCAGATGGACGGCACACCTCCCCACGTGCGGCTGGCCAACGACATCGCCGCCCAGTTCACCCACAGGCCGCTCGACGAGGCCGCCGAGGCCATCGCCGCGCACGTCCGGGCGTTCTGGGAGCCGCGGATGCGCACCGCGCTCCTGGAGCACCTCTCCGCCGGGGGCGCGGGGCTCGACCCGATCGCGCTGCGAGCGGCGGAGCTGCTCCGCCCGGCCGGTGTGCGATGA
- the fdhF gene encoding formate dehydrogenase subunit alpha, producing MSLLKEPDYGTPAREGAATVEVTIDGVPVTVPPGTSVMRAAKQAGLDIPKLCATDSLEAFGSCRLCVVEIDGARGTPASCTTPVAPGMVVRTQTEKLGKLRRGVMELYISDHPLDCLTCSANGDCELQDMAGVTGLREVRYGSGVDAGANHMDAPKDTSNPYFDFDASKCIACSRCVRACDEVQGTLALTIEGRGFDSKVAAGAGVSFMESDCVSCGACVQACPTATLQEKSVIELGMPTRSVVTTCAYCGVGCSFKAELRGDELVRMVPYKDGGANEGHSCVKGRFAFGYASHPDRVLAPRMRESIADPWREVSWEEAISFTARRLREIQAAHGTSSIGAITSSRTTNEEVYAVQKMVRAVFGNNNVDTCARVCHSPTGYGLKQTFGTSAGTQDFKSVAKSDVILLIGANPTDGHPVFASRMKRRLRQGAELIVLDPRRIDLVRSPHVEAAHHLQLAPGTNVAVVNAMAHVVVTEGLVDREFVEARCEGFEEWEAFIAGPEHSPEAVEEITGVPAAELRAAARLYATGGNAAIYYGLGVTEHSQGSTMVMGMANLAMATGNIGRDGVGVNPLRGQNNVQGSCDMGSFPHELPGYRHVSEDGAREIYEQLWGTPILDEPGLRIPNMFDSAIDGSFRALFVQGEDIAQSDPNTQHVHAALAALELLVVQDLFENETAKFAHVLLPGTSFLEKDGTFTNAERRINRVRPVMAPKTGKHEWQIVCEIAQAMGYPMHYDSADQIMDEIALTTPTFAGVSFDHLDKVGSVQWPCNEKAPEGTPIMHVDGFVRGKGRFVETTYVPTRERSTRKFPLILTTGRILSQYNVGAQTRRTANVAWHPEDLLELHPHDAEVRGIADGDMVALSSRVGRTTLRAVIAERMPVGVCYTTFHHPVTGANVVTTENSDWATNCPEYKVTAVQVALAPEQAAVRDELASRPVPAAGE from the coding sequence ATGAGTTTGCTGAAGGAACCGGACTACGGCACACCGGCCCGCGAGGGCGCCGCCACCGTCGAGGTCACGATCGACGGTGTCCCGGTCACCGTTCCGCCCGGCACGTCCGTGATGCGGGCGGCCAAGCAGGCCGGCCTCGACATCCCGAAGCTGTGCGCCACCGACTCCCTGGAGGCGTTCGGCTCCTGCCGCCTGTGCGTCGTCGAGATCGACGGCGCGCGCGGCACGCCCGCCTCGTGCACCACCCCAGTCGCCCCGGGGATGGTGGTGCGCACCCAGACCGAGAAGCTGGGCAAGCTGCGCCGCGGCGTGATGGAGCTCTACATCTCCGACCACCCGCTCGACTGCCTCACCTGCTCGGCCAACGGCGACTGCGAACTGCAGGACATGGCGGGCGTCACCGGGCTGCGCGAGGTGCGCTACGGCTCCGGCGTGGACGCCGGGGCCAACCACATGGACGCGCCGAAGGACACCTCGAACCCCTACTTCGACTTCGACGCCTCCAAGTGCATCGCCTGCTCGCGCTGCGTCCGGGCCTGCGACGAGGTGCAGGGCACCCTCGCCCTGACGATCGAGGGCCGCGGCTTCGACTCGAAGGTCGCGGCGGGCGCCGGTGTGTCGTTCATGGAGTCCGACTGCGTCTCGTGCGGCGCCTGCGTCCAGGCCTGTCCCACGGCGACGCTGCAGGAGAAGTCGGTCATCGAGCTGGGCATGCCCACCCGCAGCGTCGTCACCACCTGCGCCTACTGCGGCGTCGGCTGCTCGTTCAAGGCCGAGCTGCGCGGTGACGAGCTGGTCCGGATGGTGCCGTACAAGGACGGTGGCGCGAACGAGGGCCACTCGTGCGTGAAGGGCCGCTTCGCGTTCGGCTACGCCTCCCACCCCGACCGGGTGCTCGCGCCGCGGATGCGCGAGTCGATCGCCGACCCGTGGCGCGAGGTGTCCTGGGAGGAGGCGATCTCGTTCACCGCGCGGCGGCTCCGGGAGATCCAGGCCGCGCACGGCACGAGCTCGATCGGGGCGATCACCTCGTCGCGCACGACGAACGAGGAGGTCTACGCGGTCCAGAAGATGGTGCGCGCGGTGTTCGGCAACAACAACGTCGACACCTGCGCCCGCGTCTGCCACTCCCCGACCGGTTACGGGCTCAAGCAGACCTTCGGCACGTCGGCCGGCACCCAGGACTTCAAGTCCGTCGCGAAGTCCGACGTGATCCTGCTGATCGGGGCCAACCCCACCGACGGGCACCCGGTCTTCGCCTCGCGCATGAAGCGCAGGCTGCGGCAGGGCGCCGAGCTGATCGTCCTCGACCCGCGGCGCATCGACCTCGTCCGGTCCCCGCACGTCGAAGCCGCCCACCACCTGCAGCTCGCCCCCGGCACCAACGTCGCGGTCGTCAACGCGATGGCGCACGTGGTGGTCACCGAGGGCCTGGTCGACCGCGAGTTCGTCGAGGCCCGCTGCGAGGGCTTCGAGGAGTGGGAGGCGTTCATCGCCGGGCCCGAGCACAGTCCGGAAGCCGTGGAGGAGATCACCGGTGTGCCCGCCGCCGAGCTGCGGGCCGCGGCGAGGCTCTACGCGACCGGTGGGAACGCCGCCATCTACTACGGCCTCGGCGTCACCGAGCACAGCCAGGGCTCCACGATGGTCATGGGCATGGCCAACCTGGCGATGGCCACCGGCAACATCGGGCGCGACGGCGTCGGAGTCAACCCGCTGCGCGGCCAGAACAACGTGCAGGGGTCCTGCGACATGGGTTCGTTCCCGCACGAGCTGCCCGGCTACCGGCACGTCTCGGAGGACGGCGCCCGGGAGATCTACGAGCAGCTGTGGGGCACGCCGATCCTCGACGAGCCGGGGCTGCGCATCCCCAACATGTTCGACTCCGCGATCGACGGGTCGTTCCGCGCGCTCTTCGTCCAGGGCGAGGACATCGCGCAGTCCGACCCGAACACCCAGCACGTGCACGCCGCCCTCGCCGCGCTCGAGCTGCTCGTCGTGCAGGACCTGTTCGAGAACGAGACCGCGAAGTTCGCGCACGTGCTGCTGCCCGGCACCTCGTTCCTGGAAAAGGACGGCACGTTCACCAACGCCGAGCGGCGCATCAACCGCGTCCGCCCGGTGATGGCGCCGAAGACCGGCAAGCACGAGTGGCAGATCGTCTGCGAGATCGCGCAGGCGATGGGCTACCCGATGCACTACGACTCGGCCGACCAGATCATGGACGAGATCGCGCTCACCACGCCGACGTTCGCCGGGGTCTCGTTCGACCACCTCGACAAGGTCGGCAGCGTGCAGTGGCCGTGCAACGAGAAGGCGCCAGAAGGCACGCCGATCATGCACGTGGACGGGTTCGTGCGCGGCAAGGGCCGGTTCGTCGAGACCACCTACGTGCCGACGCGCGAGCGGAGCACCCGGAAGTTCCCGCTGATCCTCACCACCGGCCGGATCCTGTCCCAGTACAACGTGGGCGCGCAGACCCGGCGCACGGCCAACGTGGCCTGGCACCCCGAGGACCTGCTCGAACTGCACCCGCACGACGCCGAGGTGCGCGGCATCGCCGACGGCGACATGGTCGCGCTCTCCAGCCGGGTGGGGCGCACCACGCTGCGCGCGGTGATCGCGGAACGCATGCCGGTGGGGGTCTGCTACACGACCTTCCACCACCCGGTCACCGGAGCCAACGTCGTGACCACCGAGAACTCCGACTGGGCCACCAACTGCCCGGAGTACAAGGTCACGGCGGTGCAGGTCGCGCTCGCGCCGGAACAGGCGGCCGTACGCGACGAGCTCGCCTCCCGGCCGGTCCCCGCGGCGGGTGAGTGA
- the hemW gene encoding radical SAM family heme chaperone HemW: protein MPPFGIYVHVPFCAARCGYCDFNTYTASELAGSGASPDGWLAAVRQELELAVRTVGRRPVDTVFVGGGTPSLLGAARLGEVLDAVRGAFGLTPGAEVTTESNPESTSPEFFAGLAAAGFTRVSLGMQSAAQHVLRVLERRHTPGRAVAAAREARAAGIGHVNLDLIYATPGETDDDLRASLDAVLDAGVDHVSAYSLIVEDGTALARRVARGELPAPDDDVAAARYEMIDDRLAGAGFDWYEVSNWAASPEAVCRHNTGYWQDGDWWGLGPGAHSHLAGVRWWNVKHPARYAGLLTAGESPEADRELLTDAERHTERVMLRLRLAAGLPLTLLDGPGTAAARRAGADGLLDPAALAAGRAVLTRQGRLLADRVVHDLLAGASV, encoded by the coding sequence GTGCCGCCCTTCGGGATCTACGTCCACGTGCCGTTCTGCGCGGCGCGGTGCGGCTACTGCGACTTCAACACCTACACGGCCTCGGAGCTGGCCGGGTCCGGCGCGTCCCCGGACGGGTGGCTCGCGGCCGTGCGGCAGGAGCTCGAGCTCGCCGTCCGCACGGTCGGGCGGCGGCCGGTCGACACCGTGTTCGTGGGCGGCGGTACCCCGTCGCTGCTCGGGGCCGCGCGGCTCGGCGAGGTGCTCGACGCGGTCCGGGGCGCGTTCGGGCTGACGCCGGGTGCCGAGGTCACCACCGAGTCCAACCCCGAGTCGACGTCACCCGAGTTCTTCGCCGGGCTGGCGGCGGCCGGGTTCACCCGGGTGTCGCTGGGCATGCAGTCGGCGGCGCAGCACGTGCTGCGGGTGCTGGAGCGGCGCCACACGCCGGGCCGGGCGGTGGCGGCGGCCCGCGAGGCGCGCGCGGCAGGCATCGGGCACGTCAACCTGGACCTGATCTACGCGACGCCCGGCGAGACCGACGACGACCTGCGCGCCTCGCTCGACGCCGTGCTCGACGCGGGGGTCGACCACGTCTCCGCGTACTCCCTGATCGTCGAGGACGGCACCGCGCTCGCCCGCCGGGTGGCCCGTGGCGAGCTCCCCGCCCCCGATGACGACGTGGCCGCCGCCCGCTACGAGATGATCGACGACCGGCTCGCCGGCGCCGGCTTCGACTGGTACGAGGTGTCGAACTGGGCGGCCTCGCCAGAGGCCGTCTGCCGGCACAACACCGGTTACTGGCAGGACGGCGACTGGTGGGGCCTCGGCCCGGGCGCCCACTCCCACCTCGCGGGCGTGCGGTGGTGGAACGTCAAGCACCCCGCCCGCTACGCAGGCCTCCTGACGGCGGGGGAGTCGCCGGAGGCCGATCGCGAGCTGCTCACCGACGCCGAGCGGCACACCGAGCGCGTGATGTTGCGGCTGCGGCTCGCCGCCGGTCTCCCGCTGACCCTCCTCGACGGGCCCGGCACGGCCGCCGCGAGGCGAGCGGGCGCCGACGGCCTGCTCGACCCGGCAGCACTGGCGGCGGGCCGGGCGGTGCTCACCAGGCAGGGCCGCCTCCTCGCCGACCGGGTGGTGCACGATCTGTTGGCCGGGGCATCCGTGTGA